Within Winogradskyella helgolandensis, the genomic segment AGCGACACCTGCGGCAATAGTTCCAACACCAACTTCTGAAACTAACTTTACATTAATTCTAGCTTCACGATTGGCATTTTTTAAATCGTATATTAATTGTGCTAAATCTTCAATCGAATAAATATCGTGATGTGGCGGTGGCGAAATTAAACCCACAAATGGTGTAGAATTCCTCGCTGCTGCAATCCATGGTAATACTTTTTCTCCTGGCAACTGACCACCTTCTCCAGGTTTTGCACCTTGCGCCATTTTTATTTGAATCTCTTTAGCATTAGTTAAATAATGCGACGTCACTCCAAAACGACCGGAAGCCACTTGCTTTATTGCCGAGTTTCTACTATCGCCATTCACATCGGGTTGAAAACGTCTTCTATCTTCTCCCCCTTCTCCAGAATTAGATTTTCCACCAATTCTGTTCATGGCAATCGCTAAATTTTCATGTGCTTCTCTCGAAATTGAACCATAAGACATTGCACCTGTTTTGAAACGTTTTACGATTTCGGTCCATGGCTCTACCTCTTCAATTGGTATGGGATCTATATTATTAAATTCGAATAACCCACGAATGGTCATTAAATTTTCAGATTGTTCATTTATAGTTTTAGCATAAACATCATAACTTGCCTGGTCACTTAACCTCACAGCTTGTTGCAATTTAGCAACCGTTGTTGGATTAAATAAATGCTGTTCTCCATTACGTCTCCATCTGTAATCTCCACCAATATTTAAACCTAAACGTTTGTCGAGTACATTACTCGGGTAAGCATGCTGATAACGTTTATCTATTTCTTTTTCAATTTCATATAACCCAATACCTTCAATTCTTGATGTGGTATAAGGGAAATATTTTTCTACAAATTGAGAATTGAATCCAACGATTTCAAATATTTGAGACCCTCTATAAGATCGTAAGGTTGAAATTCCGATTTTATTCATCACTTTCAGAATTCCTTTTCCAATAGCTTTATTAAAATTATCAACTGCTTTTTGTTCATCCATATCCGTAATGAAGCCTTCTTTAACTTGCATTCTGATAATTTCATTTACCATATATGGATTGACTGCACTTGCTCCATAACCAAATAAAGTTGCAAAATGATGTGGCTCACGAGGCTCTGCAGATTCTATAATAATATCGAAATACGAACGCTTACGCAAACGATTCATTTGATGACTCACGTAAGAACATGCTAGCAATGGCGGAATTGGAGCCATATCCTTACTTACACCTCTATCTGATAAAATGATAATATTTGTTTTTCGGACTAAGGCTTTTTCAATTTGAACAATGATATTATCTAAAGCATCTTCAAGCCCATTTAAACCTTTATCTTTTTGATATAACATCTCAATAGTTTCGGCTTTAAAACCCTCAATATCAATATGTCGTATTTTATCTAAATCATCATTTGAAATTACGGGATTCTGAATTTTCAACTTTCTACATTGTCTTTCAGTAATACTAAAGATATTTCTATCCTTACCTAATGCTAAACTAATATCTGTTACAATTTCTTCTCTAATGCCGTCTAACGGCGGATTGGTAACCTGTGCAAATAATTGTTTAAAATAATTTGAAATTAATTGCGGTTTGTTGGACAATACAGCTAATGGTGTATCTGTCCCCATAGAACCTAAAGCTTCTTTGGATTTTTGAGCCATTGGTGTGATGACTTCCTGAATATCCTCGTATGTATAATTAAATAAACGTTGTCTTGTTTTTATATCTAAAGATTCTATTGGACACGTTTCTCCTGTGTAAGGAATATCTTTAAGATGTAATCTTGTTTTATCTAACCATTCTTGATATGGTCTTTCTTTTACAATTTTACTTTTTATTTCTTCATCATTGATTATTCGACCTTGATTCATATCTACCAAGAACATCTTTCCTGGCTCTAATCGCCCATGACTTTCGACATCTTCTGGTGCAATATCAACCACTCCAATTTCTGAAGACATGATCAATTTTCCGCTTTTAGTAACTGTATATCTTGACGGTCTCAATCCGTTTCTATCTAATAAAGCTCCAATATAATTTCCATCTGTAAAAGGCACGGAAGCTGGCCCATCCCACGGCTCCATTATACAAGCATTATAATCGTAAAATGCTTTGCGCTCAGGAGACATAGTTGCATGTTTTTCCCATGCTTCAGGTATCATCATCATCATAACTTCCGGCAATGAACGACCTGTATGCGTCAACAATTCCACGACCATATCCATTGAAGCCGAATCAGACTTTCCCGGTAATATTATTGGAAATAATTTTTCTATTTGCGTACCAAAAACGTCACTTTTCATGATTTCTTCACGAACACGCATTCTACTCACATTACCTCGAAGTGTATTAATCTCTCCGTTTTGACACATAAATCGGAATGGTTGCGCTAACTCCCATGTTGGCATTGTATTCGTAGAAAAACGCTGATGCACTAATGCCAAGCGCGTCACCAAATCATCTTCTTGTAAATCTTTGTAATAAGGCCCAATATCTTCGGGCATAATAATCCCCTTATAAATAAGCGTATTCATTGACAAACTAGACACATAGAAATAAGAACTTTGTGACATCTTAGAATTCCGAACCGCATGTTCCGTTATCTTGCGCGCCGCATAAAGTTTTGCTTTAAAATCAGCTTCTGAAACTTCATTAGATTTCCCAACGAAAAGCTGTTCAATATTAGGTTCCGATGCTAAAGCGATTTCCCCGAGTTGTGTAGAGTCTACAGGAACTTCTCTCCAACCTATAACAGTAAGGCCTTGAGCAATGATTTCTTTTTCAAAAGTATCTTTGCAAAATTTATACTGATTTCTATTTTTTGGTAAGAACACCATTCCTACCGCATATTTTCCTTTTACAGGGACTTTAAAACCACAAACGCGCTTAAAATAAGCATGTGGAATATCGATTAATAAACCTGCACCATCTCCTGTTTTTCCATCAGAACTTACACCTCCTCGATGCTCTAGTTTTTCTAGTATTTCTAAAGCATCATGTATAATTTGATTTGTCTTTTCTCCTTTTAGATTACAGATGAATCCTGCACCGCAATTTTCGTGTTCAAACTCTGGCGAATACAGCCCTTGCTTCTTAAACATATTTTAAAAAAATTTAAAGGTTTTTTACACCTTATTACTCCTCTAATATATATGCATAAAGTTAATTATAAAAATAGTTACAACACTTTTCTCATATCAATAGTAATGAGCATTCTTTTTGAAAATATTGCAATAATAACAACATATTCTAACAATTAGCTAATATAAAATATTCAATAAAAAAGCTAATTTATTGCTAAAACGTTTTAGAAAAGAATCAAACATTAAAAATAACACACAAAATCACCATTTTAATCTCATTTTAAACAAATTGAAATTATTGATATACCAAAAAAATCGATTTATTTTACAATCACCCTAAAAATTATAGGGTATAAAACTTTATATTCATAAAAATTACATTTTATACCCGATTTTTTATAGGGTGTAAACAAAGATTATTTAGATTTGAGACGAACTAACTATTATAAATCGATTATTATGAAAAAAATTTTTACATTAAGCTTACTATTAATGTCAGTAGTATTAACAGCGCAAGACTCTACAGAAGTTGCTAAGGAACAGAAATTTACATTATCAGGAAGTGTAGACGCTTACTACCAAACCTTGATAAATGCTTCTGATGATTCAGGACAAGCCTTCGGAACTGCTTTTGCAAATCAAACCGGTTTCGCTTTCGGAATGGGTAACATCATTGCGAGCTACGAAAGTGGTAAAGTAGGTGCTGTACTTGATTTAGTAACAGGACCAAGAGGTGGTGCTGCTACATTCAACACCGACATTGTTGATGGTATTGTAAACCAAGCTTATGTTTATTGGAATGTTTCTGAAACAACGACTTTAACTATGGGACGTTTTAATACGTTTTTAGGATATGAAGTTATTGCACCAGCAGCAAACTTTAACTACAGCACATCATATTTGTTCTCTAGCGGACCTTTCTCTCATATGGGTTTAAAAGCTGATTTTGCTTTATCTGATGATTTTAGCTTAATGTTAGCAGTTATGAATCCTTGGGATACTAACGACACTTCTACTACAGGTGAATATTCATTCGGAGCTCAATTAGGATACTCTGGTCAATATTTAAATTTATACTATGACAGTGGTAACAATGGCGGATTAGGATTTGAAGTAGACTACACAGGTGGATTCGATATTGATGATACCTTATTCTTAGGAATCAACGCTGCGTATAATGATAATGACGGGAGTGGTTTTTATGGTGCTGCACTTTACCCACAGTACTCGCTATCTGATGATTTCGCTCTTGGAATAAGAGGAGAATATTTCTCATTACATGATGATGATTTTGATGATTTACCAAGCGTAATTGGACTAACTGTAACAGGTAGCTATACTGTAGACAGCAACTTAATTATCAAGCCAGAAGTAAGGTTAGACTCTTGGAGCAATAACGATGCTGCTTTCTTTGATGCTGACGGAGAAGATATGAGTAGCTTACAAGCTTTTACTTTAGCTGCAATCTACACATTCTAAACCACAACACTAACTAACACATTTATTATGATACATAATTTTTTAACAATACTCCCAACTCTAGCAGCAGTACAAGATGCTGCTGAACCTACTGAAGTCGAAGCTGCAGTTGCCGCAATAAATGGCGATATGGGAATGCTTTGGATGCTGATCTCAGCAATCCTAGTATTCTTTATGCAAGCTGGTTTTACTCTTGTTGAAACAGGAATGACACGCTCTAAAAACGCGGCCAATATCGCAATGAAAAACCTACTTGATATTTGCGTAGGATCACTAACCTATTGGTTTGTTGGTTATTCTTTAATGTATGGAGATACTTCAAACGGATGGTTTTTCTGGAGTGGTATAATGCAAGGAGAAGGAGCTGATTTATTATTCCAAACAATGTTTGCCGCTACAGCTGCAACTATTGTATCTGGAGCTATTGCAGGTCGTACTAAATATTCTACCTATGCTATATTTTCAATCGTAATGACAGCATTAATCTACCCTATTGCTGGTGGATGGCAATGGCAAGGTTCTGGTTGGTTAACCGAACTTGGATTTATTGACTTTGCTGGATCTTCAATTGTACACTCTGTTGGTGGATGGGCAGCTTTAGTAGCCGCTTATATGGTAGGACCAAGAATTGGAAAATACATAGACGGAAAAGTAATGCCAATACCTGGACACAACCAAGTACTTGCAACCTTAGGTGTATTCATCTTATGGTTAGGATGGTTTGGTTTTAATGGAGGTTCTCAACTTGCTTGGGGAGGCGCAGATTCTATCGCAGCTTCTAATGTTGTTTTAATTACAAATTTAGCAGCAGCTGCAGGTGGTTTAGGAGCATTAATAACGACATGGATCTGGTACGGAAAACCAAATCTACCACAAACTTTAAACGGAGCTTTAGCTGGTTTAGTAAGTATTACTGCTGGCTGCGGAAACATGTCGACATTAGGTGCCATTTTAGCTGGACTAATTGGTGGGATCATCGTTGTATTCTCTATAGAGATTATAGAGAAGAAACTTAAAATTGATGATGCTATTGGTGCAGCCTCTGTTCATGGTGTTGCCGGAGTTTGGGGAACACTTGTTATTGGCCTTTGGGGAATCGATGGCGAAACAGGAATAGGCCTATTTAATGGTGGAGGATTTTCACAATTAGGTGTTCAAGCTACTGGTGCTTTAGCTTATGGTGTATGGGCTGTAGTTTTATCATTTATTGTTCTTAAAATATTAAAATCTACAATGGGTCTACGCGTAAGCGAAGAAGAAGAACTAGTTGGACTTGACCTTTCTGAGCACGGTGAAATTGCTTACCCAGGAAAAAGAGAAAGATAATAATTCTATTAATTCTTTCATATAAGTTTTAATTGATAATTAATTTAGTTGTTAGAATAAAAGCCTTCGAAGTTTATCCTTCGAGGGTTTTTGCTTTAGTATAGTCTAGTAATTGCACAAAAAAAATCCTTAGAAGTTATACCTCTAAGGATTTTTTATACTCTTAAATTATCTTTTTATGCCGAATTACGACTCGCATTAATATTACCAAACAAAGATCGTGTTACCATCTTTTCAAAGATTTTAATTTGCTCTTCATCTCTTACCTCAGCTTTTTCTAGCTCTTGAATTTTCTTTAAAGCATACTGCTGAATAGTTAATAAAGGTAAAACAATTGACTCCCTAACGGCAATAGATGCTTTTCCAGAAGGTTCTTCTTGCATTAATTCCTTATAACCTGTAAGTTTAAGAATTAAACGTTTTGAAGTTTCATATTCTTTATAAATCACATTCCAGAATTCACCGTATTCAGCATCATCAGACATATATCGTGTTAAATCGAAGAACGATTTAGACAATGACATCATACTATTTTCAATTAACGTTTTAAAGAAATTCGATGTCTTAAACAAATGCTGAGCTTTATCAAACTCACCAATATCTTCATAATGTTTCAATGCTGTACCCACTCCAAAAAA encodes:
- the gltB gene encoding glutamate synthase large subunit — translated: MFKKQGLYSPEFEHENCGAGFICNLKGEKTNQIIHDALEILEKLEHRGGVSSDGKTGDGAGLLIDIPHAYFKRVCGFKVPVKGKYAVGMVFLPKNRNQYKFCKDTFEKEIIAQGLTVIGWREVPVDSTQLGEIALASEPNIEQLFVGKSNEVSEADFKAKLYAARKITEHAVRNSKMSQSSYFYVSSLSMNTLIYKGIIMPEDIGPYYKDLQEDDLVTRLALVHQRFSTNTMPTWELAQPFRFMCQNGEINTLRGNVSRMRVREEIMKSDVFGTQIEKLFPIILPGKSDSASMDMVVELLTHTGRSLPEVMMMMIPEAWEKHATMSPERKAFYDYNACIMEPWDGPASVPFTDGNYIGALLDRNGLRPSRYTVTKSGKLIMSSEIGVVDIAPEDVESHGRLEPGKMFLVDMNQGRIINDEEIKSKIVKERPYQEWLDKTRLHLKDIPYTGETCPIESLDIKTRQRLFNYTYEDIQEVITPMAQKSKEALGSMGTDTPLAVLSNKPQLISNYFKQLFAQVTNPPLDGIREEIVTDISLALGKDRNIFSITERQCRKLKIQNPVISNDDLDKIRHIDIEGFKAETIEMLYQKDKGLNGLEDALDNIIVQIEKALVRKTNIIILSDRGVSKDMAPIPPLLACSYVSHQMNRLRKRSYFDIIIESAEPREPHHFATLFGYGASAVNPYMVNEIIRMQVKEGFITDMDEQKAVDNFNKAIGKGILKVMNKIGISTLRSYRGSQIFEIVGFNSQFVEKYFPYTTSRIEGIGLYEIEKEIDKRYQHAYPSNVLDKRLGLNIGGDYRWRRNGEQHLFNPTTVAKLQQAVRLSDQASYDVYAKTINEQSENLMTIRGLFEFNNIDPIPIEEVEPWTEIVKRFKTGAMSYGSISREAHENLAIAMNRIGGKSNSGEGGEDRRRFQPDVNGDSRNSAIKQVASGRFGVTSHYLTNAKEIQIKMAQGAKPGEGGQLPGEKVLPWIAAARNSTPFVGLISPPPHHDIYSIEDLAQLIYDLKNANREARINVKLVSEVGVGTIAAGVAKAKADVVLIAGYDGGTGASPLTSLKHAGLPWELGLAEAQQTLVLNNLRSRIVVECDGQLKTGRDVAIAALLGAEEFGFATAPLVASGCIMMRKCHLNTCPVGIATQDKKLRKNFKGTPEHVINFFYYIAEELRGIMAELGFRSMAEMVGQTHKINANKAIKHYKAKGLDLSSILHRPAEYSQMPVKNLQKQEHNLDNVLDFKILKDSHRALYRKEQMTLAYPIKNTNRTVGAIVSNEISKIYGHLGLPEDTLNINFEGSAGQSFGAFGAHGLTFKLEGNTNDYLGKGLSGAKLIVKKPTRADFKAEDNIIIGNVCLFGAVEGQAYINGIAGERFAVRNSGATAVVEGVGDHCCEYMTGGKVVVLGKTGRNFAAGMSGGIAYVYDPECKFINGLCNIETIEFEKILKKDANDLKALIEKHVEYTDSELGKSLLGDWETSLKNFVRVMPTEYKRALKRLETEEPMVEELV
- a CDS encoding outer membrane beta-barrel protein encodes the protein MKKIFTLSLLLMSVVLTAQDSTEVAKEQKFTLSGSVDAYYQTLINASDDSGQAFGTAFANQTGFAFGMGNIIASYESGKVGAVLDLVTGPRGGAATFNTDIVDGIVNQAYVYWNVSETTTLTMGRFNTFLGYEVIAPAANFNYSTSYLFSSGPFSHMGLKADFALSDDFSLMLAVMNPWDTNDTSTTGEYSFGAQLGYSGQYLNLYYDSGNNGGLGFEVDYTGGFDIDDTLFLGINAAYNDNDGSGFYGAALYPQYSLSDDFALGIRGEYFSLHDDDFDDLPSVIGLTVTGSYTVDSNLIIKPEVRLDSWSNNDAAFFDADGEDMSSLQAFTLAAIYTF
- a CDS encoding ammonium transporter yields the protein MHNFLTILPTLAAVQDAAEPTEVEAAVAAINGDMGMLWMLISAILVFFMQAGFTLVETGMTRSKNAANIAMKNLLDICVGSLTYWFVGYSLMYGDTSNGWFFWSGIMQGEGADLLFQTMFAATAATIVSGAIAGRTKYSTYAIFSIVMTALIYPIAGGWQWQGSGWLTELGFIDFAGSSIVHSVGGWAALVAAYMVGPRIGKYIDGKVMPIPGHNQVLATLGVFILWLGWFGFNGGSQLAWGGADSIAASNVVLITNLAAAAGGLGALITTWIWYGKPNLPQTLNGALAGLVSITAGCGNMSTLGAILAGLIGGIIVVFSIEIIEKKLKIDDAIGAASVHGVAGVWGTLVIGLWGIDGETGIGLFNGGGFSQLGVQATGALAYGVWAVVLSFIVLKILKSTMGLRVSEEEELVGLDLSEHGEIAYPGKRER